TGCTTCAGGTCACGCAGAGGTCGCAAGTAATTAATAGAGGTGCCCTAAATATAGCGAAAATGCTTTTATCGCTGCTGACGGGAAAATTTCTGTTAACTAAAATTACTCGATTTTAGTTAAACCCTCACCATCGACCCCAATATCAATTAAATCTATTTTTTATTGTCGTGATACCACAATCGCTCGCCTGTGACTCAATTCACAGTTTGCCTCAATATATTCATCAAACACAACAAAATGTCGATAAACTCCACATTAGTCGATTCTTTTCGGAGCATTATCAGTACATGCCTGTCGCCAGCACCATTCTTCGTCACCTCGATGATCAAAAGATTAGCTATCGCGTGCTTGAAGTCGCACCTTTTGCTGATTCAGCCGACGCCGCCGTACAGGCGGGCATTTCCCCAACACAGCTGTTACAAACCTGTGTCATCGGTGATAGCAGTGGCCAACTCATGGTCGTCATTCCAGCGAATCGTGAACTAAATTTGCGCGGTATCCAGCAATTGCTACGGCGCCCATTCAAGCACCTGGATGACAAATCAATCAGCCAGCTATTTATTGATTGCGTACCGCAGTTTCTGCCGCCACTCGGTGCCGCCTATGGTATACGCTGTATTCTTGAAACCCAGCTTGCACTGCTTGAGCAATGCTATATGCTCGCAGGCGATCGTCGTCATCTCATTCAGATCAACAAAAAAGGCTTCCGCCAACTATTTCGTAGTATGAATTTGCCAAACGCCTGTCTGCCGAAGCCGATGTGGCGCCCTTTATTGAAGAGCGCCTGCTTAATCCACCGGATCCAAATTCGCCTCTGCTCGATCTGAAGGCAAAAATCGATCGCACGAGAAAACTTCCTGCCATGCCCGCCATGGCGCAAAAGATTTTTCAGTTACGCGCCAAAACAACACCTGGCATTAAAGAATTATCTGACGCTGTCGAACTTGACCCTAGCTTGGCTGCGCAAGTTATGCGCTATGCCTCATCACCTTTTTTTGGCTATCGCGGTAAAGTAGAATCGGTTAACACAGCGATTACACGCGTCCTCGGTTACGACATGGTCATGAGCCTGGCTTTAGGTATCGCAACAGCTAGGCCCTTTCGCCTACCTGAAGGTGGCGCAATCACGGTTGATGATTTTTGGCGTCACGCTGTCTATAGTGCCGCCTTGTGTCAGTCAATCAGCAACATGCTACCTCAAGTCATTCGCCCGCCCTCTGGTCTCGCTTATCTCGCTGGCCTGCTGCACAATTTCGGCCACGTATTGCTTGGGCACTTATTCAAAGACGAGTATCTGATTTTGAGCAAGATGATGGCACAGAACCCAGATGTGCCTATTCAAGAAATTGAGTTAAGCACTTTAGGGGCACATCATGGTGATATCGGCTCCTGGTTGATGAAGAACTGGCGCCTACCTGAAGAGGTCATTGTCGCCATCGAGCAACACCATAATGAAGATTACCAAGGGCCTAACTCAGTGTTTTCTGGTATGGTCTTGCTGGCCGATCGGATGTTAAAACGTCACGGTATGGGTGATGCTGAAACAACCGAGTTACCTGAAACGGTACTCAGTTATCTTGATATTACAGAATATCAATTAACATCAGCATTGCAGACGCTAATGGATAACGATGATGGGCTTAAAACCATGGCTTGTCAGCTTGCTGTCTAATCCCGGCTATCTAATCTGGAACAACGCCATTCGCACAACGCCAACATAGAGCGAATTGCGGCTCTATTAATTCATCGCATTGATCACAGCGCCAAGACTTGGCATCGGCACTGGGCTGCATATTTTTCAGGATCGCTTTACCCCGAATCCAATCTTTATCCGCCACCCATATCTCAGGCCAAGTTTCATTAACGGGCAACTCACCTGAGGCGCCACTCAAAATCTCGTTCTTAACGACACAATTAATGTCTTCTGACTCAAGCACGCCTTGGAAAAATCCTAATTCAACATAGTCCATTGCCGTCTTTAGTTTTTTCATTTTACGATGTTTGCATACGATCCATCAAGTCAGGCAACCATAAAACCAAGTCAGGAAAAATAAATAATAAGGCAAGGACAATAATCTGCAAAACCACAAAGGGCATCACACCACGATAAATTTGAGTGATACGTAATGGAACGGTGGCAGCTGCTTTTAAATAAAACAACGAAAAACCAAAGGGTGGGGTAAGAAAAGAAGTCTGTAAATTCATGGCGATCAAAATGCCATACCAAAGCATATTGACACCTAATAATTCTGCTATCGGCGCAAGAATTGGCACGACAATAAAACAAATCTCAAGAAAATCAAGAAAGAAACCCAAAACAAATATCAGCAACATACTTAAAACAATAAAGGTGGCCACTCCACCAGGCAGTTGCGTCAGTAAATTTTCGACCAAAATATCACCGCCCATGCCTTTAAACACTAAACCAAATGCGGTGGCACCAATCAAAATCATAAACACCATGCTAGTTAGTCGAGTGGTATGACGCGATGCCTGCCTAACCATATCAAGATTGAGTCGACGCTTAGCTAAGGCTAATAACAAAGCACCTACAGCACCTAGAGCTGCCGATTCGGTGGGTGTAGCAACACCAAAAAAGATTGATCCCAAAACGCCAACAATAAGCAACAAAGGTGGCAACATGCTTTTCAATATGCGCACAGTGGAAGCACGGTTACCATTCGACGCTGGATCAGGAAATTCGGCGGGGCGCCAACGGCCGAGCCAAATAATATAAAGGATAAAAAATGTAACCAGCATTAAACCTGGCACCACGGCACTCATAAATAACTGGCCAACGGGAACGCCTATGACATCGCCAAGCAATATTAAGACGATACTGGGAGGAATAATTTGCCCTAAAGTACCAGCCGCAGCGATAGTGCCACTTGCTAATTCAGGTCGATAGCCATTTTTTATCAATACTGGCAAAGCTATCACTGTCATAGTGACAACGGTTGCCCCAACAACACCCGTAGTCGCAGCCAGTAGTGTGCCGACGATAATAATGGATATCGCCATACCACCACGTAACCTGCCAAACAGTGTGCCCATGGTGGCTAATAATTCTTCAGCGATACCTGATTTTTCCAGTAGTATTCCCATAAAGACAAATAAGGGCACTGCAAGCAAAGTGAAGTTGGTCATAATGCCCCAAATACGCAGGGGCAAAAGATTAAAAAAATCGAAGCCTAAGAATATAGCCCCAAAAAACATCGACACTGCGCCCAGGGTAAACGCAACAGGATAGCCGAGCATAAACAACAACACGACAACAACAAACATGGCCAATGCCCATATTTCCATTAGATGCTGTCGCTATGCTGTGGATCGGATCTAAAATCAGACAAAGCCGCGTCATCACCTCTAAGCACCGCATAGCTGCGTAGGGCTAAACTAATGCCTTGGACAAATAATAGAACAAATGCGCTGGGTATCGCTGCTTTTAATAAATAGCGATAGCCAAGTCCGCCCGGATCAGGTGAGCGTTCGCCATTAGGTAAAATATTATAAGAGTTAGCAACATAATCCCAGCTACTGACAATAATTAACAGGCAGAAGGGCAACAAAAAAAACAGTGTGCACAATAAATAAATCCACGCATGAACCTTTACTGTCATCCAGGAACAACGTGCAAGAATATCCACACACACATGATCTTGATGTTTAAGTGTATAAGCAGCACCAAATAAAAATATCAGCGCAAATAAATGCCACTCAAGCTCTTGCAGTGCAACTGAACCACTTTGAAAGAAATAACGCATAACAACGTCATAAGCAATTAACAAGGTCATTGCTAACACTAACCATGACACGGCACGCCCACAGAGTTCACTAAACTGGTCTATACCTAAATAGAGGCCTTTAATTTTAGAACTAGCCCGCATTTCTCACCACCCATTCTACTGCGGACGCCGAGGCATCCGTTGTAACGCGGCGTTCTCCCTTCAGCCAATTCGGCATAGTGCCAACTATGCCTTCACCGTCTTCCAGTCCGAGCACCACGTCACAACGGCTCCTCGACGCCCTCGCTACGAAGAGTGGTGAGAAATGCGGGCGAGAGAGGAAGACATTAGAAACCGATATATGGGGCGCCCATATTAAAAACAAACCTAGACCGGCTTGTCATTAGCAGTGGGCTTCACACCCAATAGCTCGCTTAAACTGCCTTTGTAATTCAAGCGGGTTTTACCATCATTACCTGGTCGGCCAAATAGACCAAGACCGTGTATTAAATCATTCGATGCGCCGCTAGCTGCTTGCACAGCAAGAGACACATCATAATCATTGGTTTCGTTAATGCCAATTGATCCATTAGCTAACAAAGGCCCACCCTGATCGGTAATATTAACCAGGGTTTCAACATCAGGTTTTTCAATATCAACCTTGAAGTCGCCCCACTCTGTGCGACGTGGCAACAATAAAGCCATATCACGCAGCACAAAATTAGCATCGGCTGCTGTTATTTTGCTACGACTCAACACTAAGCTGTTGACACGACCACTTATTTTTCCACTAACCACTGCTGATGCCCGATCTGATGACCGTGCTAATGCCTGGAGATCGACAAGCTCTTGTTGCAAGGAAATATCTCTCAACACCAAATCCTTTGATAGATTGATTCCGACATTACCTTTTATTTGGCTTTGACCATTATCGAGGTTCAAATAAAATAATATCTCTCCTGACAAAAGTGATTTTTTTTGAAAACGCCAACTTGCGTTGCGATATTGTTGTGATGCCAAGGTCAATAATTCAGCCTTACCTGACCATAGGGTTCCTGTTAAACCATAGAGTTTTATCGTCGGCGGTAGTTGATCAGAAATATAGTGATAAGCGCGCGCTGCCGGAAAAGTAACAAATAAAAATATTGTGTAGGCAAAAAAAGTGAAAATACCCAGCTTTATTGCCCGTTTCATTGGCTGCCTCGTTGCAAAGAGATACGCGCATTAACAATGCCTGGGCTATCGGGTTGCTCAACACTGATACGACTGACTTCAATACCGTGGCTTTGCTTGATTTTTGCTAGCCAAAGTAAAATATTATCAAAGGAAGCTTGCTCTAACCAAAGACGAACATTTTTGCTACCTTCCGGCTCCACACGTTTAATCGCTGTGCCTAGTTTGCTACGCTTGGCAGTTTGATCAACCAAGGCTAATAAAGAGCCACCACTAATAGTCGACCGCTTACTAAACCCGGAGTTCGCACGTAATTTAGTTACTTGTTGTTCGCTGTTACGCATCCATTGCAGTAATTCCGTTTGTTCGCTAACTGACGTATTAAGCTCTTTAACATGATGGATAAAGGGTTCAACTACCAACAAATATATTAGGGTTATCGATACAGCAATAGCACCAATGATAAATATACGGCGCTCACGCTGATTTAGGCCTGCCCACCACTGGCTCATCGCTGCTTACCTTTTATTTTCAGGCGCGCTTCAACTTTGTCATTACGGGAACTTGCCGACTGGATCTCAACAGACAAACTCTCATCTTTACTCAAACGCGTTTTCAAATCATCAAGGCTTTGCAAATCGCCTAGTGTCAAAGCTAGGTTGAGCGCCTGGTTGCTATAGCCAATACGTGTTATTTTAAGCTGTGTCGTATTTTTTAAATCACCGGCAACTTTAGCCAATAACTCAAGAAAACTATCACTGTCTGCTTTAGTATTGCCGAGCTTCTTGAGCAAACTCTGTACACGTTCTTTATTGGCCACACCTGTTGCTTGCGGAAATATTTTTTTATAAACAGCATTAACTTGCGTATTAAGCTGATCTCGCTGTTGCACTAGATCAGCATAATCAAACATCTTCAGCATAATAAATAAAACTAAAACAATAGCAGCAATGCCTGCCGTAGCGCGCCATGGTCGCAAACGCTTGCTAAGCTGTTCACGCCGGCCATAATCACCCTGTAATAGATTAATGCTTGCATCAACTTGATAATGTTTCGCCAATAAATTAAGGCGGTGCTCTGCAAGCAACTCAACATCGACTTCTGGGCTTAGATCACCAAAATCAAGTGTATCAATATCATCATCAACACCATGATAGTAAACAATATGTGCCGGTGGTGTTTGCGCCGCTAAAGCCAAGCTCAAACGCAACGTGTCTACCACGCTGGCACGGTCACTAGCGAGACCGTTATTTAACCCCATACGTAACAATACGCTATCGCTACCATCGACTACCGACCAGGTGTCTTCTGAGTATGGCACCGCACAAATGTCTGGCACCATGACATGAGGTCGAATGCCAACGTCTAATAAACGTTGCAGCCAATCATCAAGTCTGTCGCGGGCAATCACTGCAACATTTACGCTATTGTCTGAATCAGGCTTGCTAAAAGCAAAATGCAGGTCTTCAACATCACTAGCAAATTTTTCTTCTAGTAAATAAGGTAACGCGGTAGTAATACGCTGCACATTGCGAGTCGGCACTACGGCATCAGCCAACGTAATATCAGCACCAGGTAGCAACACAATAACGCGTGCGCCTTTGGCATCCCTTGCTGCTAACGATAATGGGCCATGACGCACTGTCGCCATAGCAATGCTCTCGTCGAGATGGAGCCAATCGGCTTCATCTCGACGTTCAGCATTTAGATGTAAAAACAGAATCGCCATCAGTAACTACCTTGCCCACGCATAAGCACCGTAAGGTTACCATTATCACGCCGCACTACACTGAACAAATGCATTTGTGCATCTGCTAATACCGCTGTGCCTTCAATAAGAAAATATTCGCTGCTAATAGCCAGTCCATTATTGCCGGCACCAGCCTGGGTAAGATTGGTACCCACGATCACAGCATGTTCAAGAAATTCGGTTTGGCTTTTAAAGCCTTCTTCAGATTCTCTATCCTCTAGCAAGGACTCAGCCTCAAGCTCAGATAAAGAGGGATCGGTTAATACTCTTAAAATTTCAAGAGGCGCCGTATTGATATTGATCGGCGTACCGCTACTATTGCTCGTGTTGTTATTGGCATTAGCGCTATTTTGGTTTGGCTGCTGATTATTACTATTACCCTGGTCACTAGAACCAATTTGATTATTGTTCGTCGTATTCGTTGCAGTGGGCAAAGCCGTTAAAAAAGGACTGAGTGCCGTATAAACTTCCCGATCAAAACCTGCCACCAAACGCAACTCACTAATGCTAATCATGGGCGCATTGGCGGCACGGTAAGAGGGGGCTTTGCTGAGGTAATAAGAATCTTCAGCACCCGATGGTATCGTCACTTCCGTACCCGGATCTATCCAATCAACCAGAGCATCTGTGATATCCGGGTCAAATTCAAACAGTTCTAATAAACGCCTAAATCGTTGCACCTCAACCGTAACAGGTTGCCCACTGTCGCTAACTAAACCATTGACGTTGATTAATCCCTGAAGATCGGTAATTTTCCCCGTTACCGTAGCGCCCTCGATTTGAATTGGTGGTAAGGCCACATTCCAATCTTCACCTAAATGGTCAATCGACGCGCCCTCGGCATCTTCAATATCTTTTTGTAAAACATCACGCGCCCAGTCTTCAATGCCCAAGGCCAAAAGATAGCCTCTATCGCTACTCAGAATATTGCCTGTACGACGAATATCGATTTGCTGCTGCGAAGCAATCGCCACCGCAAACGTGGTAACTAGCGCAGTAAAGATCAGTGCGGTGATTAAAGCAACGCCTGCTTGTTGGCGTAAGCTGATCACGAAAAACCTCTGACGCGAAATAACCGTGGGATGGCGCCTAGACCTTCGATATCCAAGGTAATCTCAACGCCTTTAGGCAAGGCATCATCATTGTCTTGTTCTGTCTGTAAGGGCGGCCACTGATCTTGCCACTCGCGATTACTGTCGAGGTAGCGAATTTCAATCTCATTAACGCCTTCGAGCAATTCGTATTCAAGCGGCTCGCTATCCTGCGCACGATCAAGCACCGTCCAGCTTAGTCGATAAAGCACATTATCTTCATGACGGTAGCCTATGCGTTGAATATGACTACGCGCTACCTGGCCAGGATTGCGTCGCCCGGTACGTGAAAACTCCAATAAATTGGTCGGCTGACTACCAATAAAAGGCGCTAAACGGTCGCCAAAACCATCACGAATTGGCCGTTCTACCGCTTGCTCGACATCTCGCGAAATAATTACCATCGCCTTTTGCAATGCTGCAAATCGTTGCATTTGCTCCTTACTATGAGAGGCGGTATTTAAGACAGAGTTAAAACCACCGCTGGCCAAGGCAGCGACAACAGCAAAAACTGACACGGCCACCAATAGCTCAAGCAAGGTAAATCCACTGATAGTTTGCTTGCGCAGATCTTGCACCCCGAGGGCTATCTTCTTGAAGGGTACACGTCGCCGTGAAATCATGACCCTTGCCCCACGTAAGCGATAACGATTGCCAAAGGTTCATTGCTCTCTTCACGTTGCACTTCGACCGTTAAGCGTTTAATCGTTCCGATATCGGTATCGCTAATTTTGACATTCCATTGCCAACGAAGCTCCGCCAGTGTCGTTTCACCTTTTTGTTCACTAGCATCGATAGCAATATCGCTTAGCTGAATTTCTGCGACTTTGTTTGATGCAACCCAATGTGCCAATGTTTTTTCACGAAGATAACTGGCATTGTTAATATTTTTACCCACACCATTAATCACTGCCGCCATCGAAATAGAGATCACAGCCAGGGCGATGACGACTTCAATAAGCGTAAAACCTTTTTCACGAAAAAACCGTGATGGTGTTTTTAACTTAAGCATATTAGGCTAACTCGGTTTCGCCTCGGTTTTTTCTATCTCTAATTCGCCGTTGATACGACCAATCAGTGTATACAAGGTATCGCCATCAGCTCCCTTGAGGCTAACTTCAAAAGGAGTGATTTCACCACTTGAAAGCAAAAAAATACGTGGCGGAATATCCTTCTTTTCTGAATCCTTAGTTTCAATACTAAAGATCTCTTGCCTTTCACCCTCAACGAATAATTCTATTTCCAAACCCGCAGGTAATTGCCGTTGACGCAAAATACGATCCGCTTCGATGGGCTGCCATTCGTTTTCAATCAGCGTTAGAAATCGGTAGCTACTTTCTTCAAACTCAAGCGCAATCTCCGTAGACTTAAATATCGACTCTTGCGCAGCCAAATCAATCAGTGCCGCCAGCCGTTCTATTTCTTCTTGCACATCATGCTGGCGATTTAAGCCTGATGACAGATTAATCACACCTATCATGAGGCCGATAATGAGGGTAACAACAATCAGCTCAAGCAAGGTAAAGCCTTTTTGTCCTTGCATCACCCTAGAGCCTGTTAATAACATAACGCTATTTAAAGATTCCAATTACCAATATCGGCATCAGCACCTTCACCACCACTGCCACCATCACGTCCATAAGTAAAAATATCAATGGCACCCTGTACGCCAGGATTTAAATACTGATATTGATTCTGCCAGGGGTCTTTAGGCAAGCGATCCAGGTAACCGCCTTCTTTCCAGTTTGGCGCATCAGCAGGCTTCTCGACTAAAGCGCGCAGCCCGGTGTCACCTTGAGGGTAGTTAAAATTATCTAAACGATAAAGATTTAACGCATTCTCTAAAACACGAATATCTTGCTTGGCTTTAACAATACGGGCCTGGTCAGGTCTGTCAAATATTCGCGGCGCCACTACTGCCGCCAAAATACCAAGAATAACTACCACCACCATAATTTCGATCAAGGTGAAGCCGCTTTGCAAGCCTCCGCTGCGTCTCATTGTATGTGTCATAAACATTGCATTCTCTCTATTTCACTAGCTGGTTAAGATCAAATATGGGCAACAGTATTGCCAGCACAATGCCCAGGACAACAGCACCCATAACGACAATCAATAAAGGCTCAAACAAGGCAACAAACGCGGCAACCATCGTTTCAACTTCTCTTTCCTGGGCCACTGATGCACGTTCTAACATCACATCCAGGTTGCCGCTGGCTTCACCACTAGCAATCAGGTGTAATGTCATCGGCGGAAAATAACCTGCATGTTCCAACGATTTGTGTATCACCGAACCCTCACGTACGCGTGCTGCTGCATCTTCGACTGCTTCACGCATGGGAATATTCGTTAACACCTTGGAGGATATTGTCATCGCCTCCAGGGCAGGAACGCCACTGGCAGAGAGGATGCTAAACGTACGTGCAAAACGTGCGGTATTGGTGCCACGCACGAGATTACCAATGATCGGCAACTTAAGCAGCAGCTTATGGAATGTGCGCTTGGGACCAGACCGCTTTAATACGCTAGCGAACAGGATGGTTACACCCAATATACTGCCGATTAATATCCAGGCATTATCACGTAAAAAATCACTAACGACTATTAGTATTCTAGTAAGAATAGGCAGCTCTTGTTCGATGCTGTCAAAAATTTGGATAACTTGTGGCACCACAAAGGTGAGCAAAGCAACAATGACAAGCACAGCAACTACTGTCAATAAAACCGGATAAATCAGCGCAAGTTGGGTTTTTTGCCTTAATGCCTGTCGGCTTTCTGTGTAATCAGCCAAACGCTCAAGCACGATATCAAGATAACCAGAGTGTTCACCTGCTGCAACGGTCATTCTATAAAGTTCAGGGAAAACATGCGGGAAATCAGCCAGGGAATCGGCCAAGGTATGGCCTTCTTTTACCCGCGCACGTACTGCCAATAGCATGCTTTCAATATACGGCCTGCTCGTTTGCTGTGAGACAGTACGCAGGGCTTCTTCAATCGGCAATGCAGCTTTAACCAGGGTAGCAAGTTGACGTGTGATTAACGCTAAATCTATAACACTAACGCCACGGCGCAAAAAGGAAAGCTGATTAGCCGAACGCGCTTCTCGTTGCTGAACCTCAACAACGGTGAGCGGAGCCAAACCCTGGTCGCGCAGCTTTTGTCGTATCTGGCGTGAGGTGTCCGCCTCAAGCACGCCTTTTTTATTGCGCCCTACAGAGTCAAGAGCGGTGTATTCAAATGCACCCATAGCAATGCTAGGCCAGATAATTCATGAATACGCGGGATTATAGCGCGGGCAATTGATGGCACAGGACATTTTCTGATTGAGCGCCGTGCCCATGCGTACGGTCGATTGAAGAAAATGTCCTGTGCCATCAAGAGGCAATCTAGAAATTGCGTTATTCATAAATTATCCAGCCTATGCCTCACGTGTCACACGAAGCAGCTCTTCTAACGTTGTCTCGCCATTGAGTACTCGCTGAATACCATCCTCTATCATACTAGGCGTCGACTCACGTGCTTGCTTTTCAATAGTTTGCTCTGATGCACCGTCATGAATCAGCCGACCCATCGTTGTATCGACCTCAACCAGCTCATAGATACCAATACGGCCGCGATAGCCAAGATAATTACATTTGTTACAGCCCACAGCATCATAAATAACAGCTGGGTTATGTTCATCAATCCCAATCACTTTGCAATCAGCAGGGCTTGCTGGTCGTGGGTGCTTGCAATCAGCACATAAAACACGCACCAAGCGCTGCGCTAACACACCCAGCAAACTCGAGGCCAATAAAAATGGCTCTACGCCCATATCACGTAACCGCGTAATCGCACCCACCGCACTGTTAGTATGCAAAGTTGATAGCACTAAATGACCCGTCAAGCTAGCTTGTACAGCAATCTCTGCCGTCTCAACATCCCGAATTTCACCGACCATGACCACGTCGGGGTCTTGACGTAAAATTGCGCGCAAACTTCGAGCAAAGGTCATATCGACCTTGGTATTAACATTGGTTTGGCTGACACCATCAAGATAATACTCGATAGGATCTTCAACCGTCATAATGTTACGACTTTTATCATTGATGCGGGTCATGCCTGCATAGAGTGTTGTGGTTTTACCAGAACCGGTAGGGCCGGTAACCAAGACGATACCGTGCGGCCGATGCACCATTTTATCGAACAAGGTCATGGTATCAGGAGCCATGCCTAGATGCTCTAAATCCATCCTGCCGCCTTGCTTGTCAAGCAAACGCAAGACAACACGCTCACCATGCCCTGATGGTAACGTCGAGACACGAACATCAACAGGATGACCGGCAATCTTGATGGAAATACGACCATCTTGCGGTAAGCGTTTTTCAGCAATATCGAGCTTGGCCAACACTTTTATGCGTGACACAACCAGCGGTGCCAAGGCACGATCAGGTTGAAGCACTTCACGCAATACACCATCAATGCGAAAACGAATGGCCAGGCGGTTTTCATAGGGTTCGATATGAATATCTGAAGCGTTCTCCCTGACTGCCTCGGTAAACATGGCATTGAGCAAACGAATTATCGGTGCGTCATCTTCGCTTTCAAGCAAATCTTCTGGCTCAGGCAGTTCTTGCATCGCACGCGACAGATCCATATCCTGACCAATGTCGCCCATCATTTGCATGGCATCACTCGAACCCTGCTCATAAGAGCGCCGCAGCAGGGCATCAAACTCTTCGCGTGGGATCAAATGAAGTGCGATGGCTTGGCCGACAAAGCGCCGTACTTCTGCAATCGCCATTGGTGTCACATCACCTTCTCGGCAGCTCACTTGCGCAATGTCATTGTCATAGGCTGACACGAGTACGCCGTTACGCTTGGCATAACTGAACGGTAGTTGCTTAGCGCCTTGTTTTGACAGGGCTGGGCTAGCGCTTCCTTCAGGCTCTAGTGATTGCGCCATTACCCTTTGCTACTATCAAGGCCAAGGTCTTTAGGTTCGACAACAAACTCTAGCGGGGGAGGAATCTCAACAGCGGGATCGCCAACATTGTATGACGACGTTGCACGACTCTTCTCAAACGGGGGTGGTAATTCAAGATAGTCTTCAAAATCTGGCAACAAAGGTGATAGCTCATCATCAACGAGTGCAACACCGCGATCACGAATGGCTTGCTGCTTACCACGAATAAAATCGTACTTACCCCCGGCAATATAACGCGCATGCTCTTCGTTACGTATAATCAGCGGCCGTAAAAACACCATCGTATTGGTCTTGTCAATCACAGACTCACGAAAACGGAACAAATTGCCAATAACAGGAATATCACCCAGCAGCGGGATTTTTTGCACCGATTCGTTAAGACTATCCTGAATCAAGCCACCCAGGACGACAAT
The Gammaproteobacteria bacterium genome window above contains:
- a CDS encoding YbaK/EbsC family protein; this translates as MPQYIHQTQQNVDKLHISRFFSEHYQYMPVASTILRHLDDQKISYRVLEVAPFADSADAAVQAGISPTQLLQTCVIGDSSGQLMVVIPANRELNLRGIQQLLRRPFKHLDDKSISQLFIDCVPQFLPPLGAAYGIRCILETQLALLEQCYMLAGDRRHLIQINKKGFRQLFRSMNLPNACLPKPMWRPLLKSACLIHRIQIRLCSI
- a CDS encoding HDOD domain-containing protein, translated to MPAMAQKIFQLRAKTTPGIKELSDAVELDPSLAAQVMRYASSPFFGYRGKVESVNTAITRVLGYDMVMSLALGIATARPFRLPEGGAITVDDFWRHAVYSAALCQSISNMLPQVIRPPSGLAYLAGLLHNFGHVLLGHLFKDEYLILSKMMAQNPDVPIQEIELSTLGAHHGDIGSWLMKNWRLPEEVIVAIEQHHNEDYQGPNSVFSGMVLLADRMLKRHGMGDAETTELPETVLSYLDITEYQLTSALQTLMDNDDGLKTMACQLAV
- a CDS encoding DUF2007 domain-containing protein, with translation MKKLKTAMDYVELGFFQGVLESEDINCVVKNEILSGASGELPVNETWPEIWVADKDWIRGKAILKNMQPSADAKSWRCDQCDELIEPQFALCWRCANGVVPD
- a CDS encoding TRAP transporter large permease subunit, producing MEIWALAMFVVVVLLFMLGYPVAFTLGAVSMFFGAIFLGFDFFNLLPLRIWGIMTNFTLLAVPLFVFMGILLEKSGIAEELLATMGTLFGRLRGGMAISIIIVGTLLAATTGVVGATVVTMTVIALPVLIKNGYRPELASGTIAAAGTLGQIIPPSIVLILLGDVIGVPVGQLFMSAVVPGLMLVTFFILYIIWLGRWRPAEFPDPASNGNRASTVRILKSMLPPLLLIVGVLGSIFFGVATPTESAALGAVGALLLALAKRRLNLDMVRQASRHTTRLTSMVFMILIGATAFGLVFKGMGGDILVENLLTQLPGGVATFIVLSMLLIFVLGFFLDFLEICFIVVPILAPIAELLGVNMLWYGILIAMNLQTSFLTPPFGFSLFYLKAAATVPLRITQIYRGVMPFVVLQIIVLALLFIFPDLVLWLPDLMDRMQTS
- a CDS encoding TRAP transporter small permease subunit; translation: MRASSKIKGLYLGIDQFSELCGRAVSWLVLAMTLLIAYDVVMRYFFQSGSVALQELEWHLFALIFLFGAAYTLKHQDHVCVDILARCSWMTVKVHAWIYLLCTLFFLLPFCLLIIVSSWDYVANSYNILPNGERSPDPGGLGYRYLLKAAIPSAFVLLFVQGISLALRSYAVLRGDDAALSDFRSDPQHSDSI
- the gspN gene encoding type II secretion system protein N; this encodes MKRAIKLGIFTFFAYTIFLFVTFPAARAYHYISDQLPPTIKLYGLTGTLWSGKAELLTLASQQYRNASWRFQKKSLLSGEILFYLNLDNGQSQIKGNVGINLSKDLVLRDISLQQELVDLQALARSSDRASAVVSGKISGRVNSLVLSRSKITAADANFVLRDMALLLPRRTEWGDFKVDIEKPDVETLVNITDQGGPLLANGSIGINETNDYDVSLAVQAASGASNDLIHGLGLFGRPGNDGKTRLNYKGSLSELLGVKPTANDKPV
- a CDS encoding type II secretion system protein M, with the translated sequence MSQWWAGLNQRERRIFIIGAIAVSITLIYLLVVEPFIHHVKELNTSVSEQTELLQWMRNSEQQVTKLRANSGFSKRSTISGGSLLALVDQTAKRSKLGTAIKRVEPEGSKNVRLWLEQASFDNILLWLAKIKQSHGIEVSRISVEQPDSPGIVNARISLQRGSQ
- the gspL gene encoding type II secretion system protein GspL, encoding MAILFLHLNAERRDEADWLHLDESIAMATVRHGPLSLAARDAKGARVIVLLPGADITLADAVVPTRNVQRITTALPYLLEEKFASDVEDLHFAFSKPDSDNSVNVAVIARDRLDDWLQRLLDVGIRPHVMVPDICAVPYSEDTWSVVDGSDSVLLRMGLNNGLASDRASVVDTLRLSLALAAQTPPAHIVYYHGVDDDIDTLDFGDLSPEVDVELLAEHRLNLLAKHYQVDASINLLQGDYGRREQLSKRLRPWRATAGIAAIVLVLFIMLKMFDYADLVQQRDQLNTQVNAVYKKIFPQATGVANKERVQSLLKKLGNTKADSDSFLELLAKVAGDLKNTTQLKITRIGYSNQALNLALTLGDLQSLDDLKTRLSKDESLSVEIQSASSRNDKVEARLKIKGKQR
- the gspK gene encoding type II secretion system minor pseudopilin GspK, with amino-acid sequence MISLRQQAGVALITALIFTALVTTFAVAIASQQQIDIRRTGNILSSDRGYLLALGIEDWARDVLQKDIEDAEGASIDHLGEDWNVALPPIQIEGATVTGKITDLQGLINVNGLVSDSGQPVTVEVQRFRRLLELFEFDPDITDALVDWIDPGTEVTIPSGAEDSYYLSKAPSYRAANAPMISISELRLVAGFDREVYTALSPFLTALPTATNTTNNNQIGSSDQGNSNNQQPNQNSANANNNTSNSSGTPININTAPLEILRVLTDPSLSELEAESLLEDRESEEGFKSQTEFLEHAVIVGTNLTQAGAGNNGLAISSEYFLIEGTAVLADAQMHLFSVVRRDNGNLTVLMRGQGSY